The genomic interval TTGCCATCATGtttgcatttattaaaaatattcatggtGATAGCTTTTTTTGAACTTTATGTAGaaaactatcttttttttctcatttttgtgtgAGGACATCTGTTCTCATTTCTGTAGCTgtagtttgtatttgtttttatacAGTTCTCTCTTGTATGAATGTGCCATAATTTACCCATTTTAATGTTGATGGGCTTTTGGGATATTTCCAGtttttaaggaataaaaataatgctgCTAATAGTGCTCTTATACATGTCTGCTGGTGTGTCAAAAAGCACCTAGGGAATGTATGGGCTTAGGAATGCAATGGGGTCAGCATTACTAAATAATGCCCAAGTATTTTCCAACATGATTTTATCAGTAAATACTTCTAGTGATAAGAGCATACTAGGAAGGAAAGAGTTAATGATAAGTGAAATACCTCTCTCCTCTGGACACTGAGAGGAACAGTGACTTTTACTAGACCTCCTTTTAAATATTATGATGGGATTTAATTAGAAAGGTGATAACTGAAAAGTTCTGATCTAACAATTTTATGAGGAGAAAGCTTATGTGTCtaagttgtttattttaaatatacctAGAAGTTATTGATATATGAGAATTCACTTGTTGTAGGATGTAGGTTAATAACAATTCTGTCTATGCTGTGtacctaataaaaatgaagatgctCCAAATCTAAATGACATTCTCTGAGTTAGCGTATATGGCCAATTAGCAATCGCCTATTGCTCTGAAGCAAAATGTATTTTAGTTTGGAAAAAgagagtttaatttttaagtttgcaCTTGATGTTTAGGACTGAAGCATGTCCCAAGTGAGAGATGTTTTGCTTTGTGTACTCAAGTAAAGATAAATCCAATGAAAATAAGTGAGCTGATCATCATACTtactttgagagaaaaaaatccataatcttgtttcaagttttaaaaaatgttttataaccattctaataaattggactctcaaaaataaaagctattaaCTTGTGTTCTGGTAACATAATCAGAAAGTGTAGATGATCGCCATCTTGCTTATGGAATGGTTCTACCAACACTTCATCCCAGAAGTGAAAAAAATAGGTGGAAAAGAAAGGGATGGAATTTAAAGTCCTATTAATAGTAAACAATGCACCTGGTCATTCTGAATctactatgaaaatgaaaatgtcaagaTTGTGTTTTCTGCTCCAAATTACAACCTTGTGACTTCAGCTCTATATATAGGGTTTGGTGCTCGTTGTAGTTTTAGGCATCCAGGGGGTCTTAGAAGTTACTCTCCCTATGGACAAGGGGAACTATTACATAAAACCTTTGTGTCATAAGACTAATATGGTTATTAATGAAATTAGCAGTTATGGATGTAAAGAAAAGGCCAAGAACTTGTCACTCAAAAAACCCATAGCTTCTGCATtgtactacaaaaataataaaaacttgcTCAGAGTTATTCATTACAAGATCAAATTTCatgaatatatttcatttatgtgaAGAATTCTTTGTTCCTGTATCATTTCATTAATATCAGGTATAAACAAATCTTCAAACCattccaaaataaatgtttaagaacATATTTAAACAAAGTGAGTTTATCAGATAATAATTTGTTTGTTACTTTTTTGTAAAACTGCTTCAATACCTGCCACTGTATTTATATAGATATTTAAATACCTTGAAATCATTAgctaatgaaaaatttttttatttttactgaattAAAGATTTTTGTTAAACACACTTATTTACAAATACACAGACATACAAACACTCACATGCTATGTATCTTTTCCAGCCATAGTGCAGTCAAttcataaaaattgaaatattcagtaaaatttTCATGTGATAGTTACCACTACATTTTTTGCCATAAGAATTGTCCAGTAAATTGCATTTGTGAAAATTATGTGTGTTGTATGTACTTAtaatctgtttattcttttatagcaTTATAATGCATGATatgccataatttatttttagcttaTCTTATAATCTCCCCATAAGAAGGTTTAGTTCTATGAGGATAGGGGGTTCTCTCTGTTTTATCTctgattatctatctatctagtaaGTAGAACAGGGTCTATATAGTAGATGCTTTATGAAGATTTATGTTAAGTTCAAACTAGTTTATTGCTGCCACAGAATGCTGTCTTTCATTCCACAGTGTTTGAGCCTGTAAGCTTTGCATTAACTCTTTCTTGAGtacatgatcctcctgaatatTCTCCTTAGTGCATCTTTCACTTCTTTATTTCTCAGAGTGTAAATCAAGGGATTTAACAGAGGAGTCACCAgtgtataaaagaatgaaatgcttTTGTTCATGTCCTGTGAATAACTGGATGGAGACTGGAGGTACATGGAGATGAGAGCACTGAAGAAAATGATCACTACAAGAAGATGGGAACTGCAGGTTCCAAAAGCCTTCCTCCTGCCCTGGGCAGATTTTATCTTCAGGATTGAAAGAGTAATGTGCCCATAGGACACTAAGATGAGTGAGAGGGGCACTACCAAGAAGAAGACACTGACAGCAAAGACTTCAGCCTTGTTGATGGAGATGTCGGTGCAGGCCAGTTTCATTATGGCTGGGActtcacagaagaaatggtcCAACTGGTTTCTTCCACAGAAGGGAAGAGTCATGGTCAATGCTGTATGTACCACAGAATTGCCaaagcctgtaatccaagcagtTATAACCAGCTGTAAGCAAAGTTGTGGATGCATGATCACCATGTAGTGGAGTGGGCAGCAGACAGCtgcatagcggtcataggccatcaccgTCAGGAGGACACACTCCATTCCCCCAAGTCCCAAGTCAATGAGTAGCTGGGTCACACAGCCACCATAGGTGATGGTCTTATCCTTTCCATTGAGGTTGACCAGTGTCTGAGGGACAGTACAAGTAGTCACACAAAGATCCATAAAAGAGAGATTGGACAGGAAGAAATACATTTGGGTATGGAGGTGAGGATCCACAACTGACAAAAAAATAATGGTGCCATTGCCTAGAATGCTCAAAAAGTATATGACCAGGATGACCCCAAAGAGAGCTGTTTCCAGCTGAGGCCTGTTGGAGAAGCCCAGGAGGATGAATCCAGAGAAGGTGCTGTCATTGTCTCTTTCCATTGTACTCTTACCTGTTGAATCaagagaaccttttttttttttttaaatcttgcatTCTTTACTCCATGTTCTTTTTCCTAACCTGGGTACAACTGGGAAACTGAGGTGatttcatggtttctttttttgttggaagAGAGGGGTTGATAAACAGATGCTATGTACGGAGTGTCTTTGATGGCATAGAACTGTCTGTGTTTTTCTCACAATAACGCTACATGATTGGTATtatcattacctttgttgaatACATAGGGCACGGAGTGTTAAAGAGATTTGCTAATTTTCTTGAGGTGAGTCACATAATTAATTGCACAGATAAGATTTAAACTGACTTCACAACCTGACTTCACTACTGCTAGGGACACTGCCTTTTTATgattgtacaaagtgaaagatGCCTTgtttctgtaaaaaaaatttcaattttcttaaataagtTACAAATTTGTTACTCCCCTGATTTCTCATACTGGTTTTCTCTCAAAGCATTGAAATATTTCAGATTGGCTCTCCTATTTCTGTTTTATGCAgagaaaaaagattattttttggaGCTGCATAGAAAGGTGAACTCACCATTTGCCAATTTTATGTGAAGCAGAGTATATGTTTTAATgcaaaaaacaattaaatattttGGTACTGTTTCTAGAATCATTTCATGGTGGGAAAGCTTCTTCTAGAAATGATTTAGAGTTCACTGTCTTCAAACCTCATATTTCAGGAGCACCAATACTGAGTAATCATCATTGCTaccatttttaagtaaaaaccTAGAGAACTACCGgatcaatatttaatttttccgTTTCTCCCCTTTTATCACTGTTTAATTTCTTCAGTGTAATGAAACAATtcatatttttcaagttttctttctgtctttcctaaaATACGAAAAATCCTTGATTCTTTTTCTATTAAAGTCCTTAGGACtgaaatcctctctctgtctcacacatCTCCTATGATGAAAGTTTAATAGTAAATAATACCTGAATGAGAATAAGTCATTATTGTTGTCATTACGGAGGGTCAGGGAATGAAAATTAGGACCCCACACATACTAAGCATGTCCCTGAGCTTATCTCAGCCCAAAGAGTAATATCTTAACACCATTGTCTGAAAAGGAGTCTGGCATATAGACACTTGtcaaaatatttgttggataaatAAAAGATAGGAGAAGCTTAAAAATTGTCATGCACTGTGGACAATAAATTTAGGGATTGTAGAATTTGATGCTGTTCAGGGGATAAACTAAACAAAATCTTGTACAATAGTTATTAAATAGTTGTATTATCTCTCGTATAAGAGAAAGTGTAGCTACCTAAAAATCTTGGTCTTCTTGGAAAGATGCACTTTAATTTCAATTTCCTCACATACATTAAAGATACATGGTAATAAGCAGCCATACATGTTCcatctttatgtttttaaaatgatgtgTTGTATGGATCCATTAGGACTGTTAATCTTTtgtaaacatcattttttttaagaacaaaatttaaTAGCAATCAAGAGGAAACTTTGTCTCTTCTGCCTTTCGTGTTTTCTTGTGTCCCTAATCTCTTATACTCCTAAATTCTTTCAGTGATTGCTTTGGTGGTAGTTACTGTCATGCCAAAGAGTATAATTAACTTGGAATAAATtctaaaatgcattaaaatggGAGTTAAAATATTGGTATTCTAAGTACAATTCTGGCATTAATAAGCCTTGAGATTCTGAAGTCTGTAAAGCATTCCTACTACCTAGTCTTTTCTCTACTGatgaaagagataaaaaaaaaaaccctttaattcTTTACTGAAACCTGGGCAAGTTTATGTTCCAACAGATGTAATGTCATATCTTGAATAAGTACTCTTAAGTCTTGTACATTCTTTAGTGAATGAACATGCTTTGTAATTTATCTTTCCAATTATCAGGCCTTGTTTCAAGAGCTCCATGCCACATGGCATGAatgtttacatttgtttttttcaaatgtgGTTGGTGCTtacctttgctttttctctctatcCTTGTGCTTTAAGGATTATGAAAAACAAGCTTCTCCAGTCCACCATGAGAAGTTGTAATCTCTTACAATGTTTTAGCAGTGTCTACTTTTTCTCAAAGGCCATGTAATGCCTCATTAACTTAGTCTAGGAcatgcttttaaattatttttttcttctcagcaaTGCATAGAAGCTAATCTGAATCAAGAAAAGCATTCACTTTAACAAGACATGTATAATTCATTACGATCCCAAATGTAAGATTAAGTTAGTATAGGCTATTGTAATAAAAATTTCTATATGAttatattagtttcctagggctgccTACAACAAACTGGAGGAATTAAGACAGCATAATTTTAttgtctcacatttctggaggatAGAAGCCCCAaatcaaggtgtgagtaggaccATGCTGCCTCTGAAACCTGTAGAAGAGAATCCTTCCTTGCATCTCTGGTACTTCTGGTGGTTTGTTGGAATTCTCCTCTTACAGATTGGCTTCTTCTACATATAAGGAtaacagtcatattggattaaggcTCACTCAAGTTCATTATAACTTCATATTAACTTGATTATAGATACAAAGATCTTATATTCAAATGAGATGTTATTCACAAGTAGCAGAGTTTAGGATTTCAACCTATCTTCTCTGGCATGGGGAGGGAGGACTTTAGTCTATAAAAATAGTGTAATTTAATCATGCTTGCCAAATTGCaatgattttttattataaacaacTGCTGCTTAGTCGTAAGCCTAAGATGAAGGTTATTAGTTCTATCTTTTTCTAAGTTTGTAAATGAGGTAAACTGAGGTCAAGATTACTGTAAGTAGTGTTTTTGTTAATGCTGCTATTACTTTAATTTCTACTGGTATGTGCATAGTAGCAGT from Castor canadensis chromosome 8, mCasCan1.hap1v2, whole genome shotgun sequence carries:
- the LOC109674049 gene encoding olfactory receptor 2B8-like, yielding MERDNDSTFSGFILLGFSNRPQLETALFGVILVIYFLSILGNGTIIFLSVVDPHLHTQMYFFLSNLSFMDLCVTTCTVPQTLVNLNGKDKTITYGGCVTQLLIDLGLGGMECVLLTVMAYDRYAAVCCPLHYMVIMHPQLCLQLVITAWITGFGNSVVHTALTMTLPFCGRNQLDHFFCEVPAIMKLACTDISINKAEVFAVSVFFLVVPLSLILVSYGHITLSILKIKSAQGRRKAFGTCSSHLLVVIIFFSALISMYLQSPSSYSQDMNKSISFFYTLVTPLLNPLIYTLRNKEVKDALRRIFRRIMYSRKS